agtgcggtggagcggttcacataccttggcagcacactgtcacgaaatgcgaccatcgacgatgaagtgaacgtcaggattgcaagagcaagcgcaacttttggtagactcaatgcaaatgtctggaacagaagaggcattagtcttgagaccaagctaaaggtctacagagcagtagttctccccacactactgtacgcctgcgaaacttggacagtgtaccaacgacatgccaagaagctgaaccacttccacacaacatgcctcaggaagctactgaacatcaagtggcaagacaagaccccagacacagaggtgctcgcaaaagccacccttcccagcatcttcaccatcctgatgcagtcccagcttcgctgggctggacacgtggcgcgtatgccagaccatcggctgcccaaaaggctcttctatggcgagctgcaacaagggaagagatcacacggaggtcagaagaagcgcttcagagatactctgaaagtctctctgaaagcgtttgatatcaaccctgactcctgggaggaatctgcagtggaccgtgacaaatggcgcgctgctgtacacaaaggcgccaggttgtgcgaggccaacaggactgctgcagctgttcagaagaggcaggccagaaagtcacgggcaaacaagctccctgacaatgatatgcctgtctttgtctgccccaactgtcagcgaacatttcgtgcgcagattggactattcagccatctgcgcactcacagatagattcatgagcatccttccccccaccccaccaccaccctccccccatcccccatcccccatctggatgacaacgatggtcatcatcgatctcgatggacacaccaccaagtGTAGACCCTGTAcatggcggggactggatgttaaaagaattaataatgacatatatatatttaaacatattaaaattaaaaaataaatgaattaataaaataaCTATATTTATATATCAAGGCACCGCACCAGTGCTTAATATCCGTATAATCgtcgaaaataaagaatgttgTCTAGTTTTGTCACATTGAAACAGAAATTGAACATTAGCCTTATGTGAATCCCGTTGTCTTGATTTCAGGCACAATAATAACAAACTTACATTATCTTTCTTttaactgttatatttatgtcaTTCACAACTTTGTGTTTCGGCAAAGTCTTCGTCCTTCATCTTTCCACGAAAAAAGCTATCAAGGGAAATTACTCCTATTAACAGAGAATACAAAATGGCAGTGATACAGAGAGCACTGTTTACATGGTTCACAGCTTTAGACTTCCTCATATTCTTGGTGCTGAAGCTTGATGGCAAAATCAACTGGAACTGGTTCCTGATCTTCACACCATTATGGGTGTTCGATCTGGTCGTGATAGTTTACCTAACTGTCAACGCTATCATTCACTGTAAAAATGGCTACGATCGAAGAAACCATTCAGACCTGTCAGTGCCAAGAAAAATCTGGTTTATTGCAGCTGTATCATTAAAATTATTGTTTCAGGTAAGAGTAGATTATAATATCCTGTTTTATAATTCTGAATGGAGGGACCTATTTTAACGACAATTTGTATGCATTGTTGAACCAAGAGATAATCTGTGgcagacaaagatacagatacagatacagaagttGGGACTATAATAAGCCTCACGGCTTTTCCACGTCCCTTCTTGAAATATGTGTTTTGGTgtttgcatttgcatgctaatttgcctgtcaattaattgtcaaaatcatatttcagAGCTACTGATCTGGGGTCGTTATCCAGAAGATTTTTGAAGTGGGTTACAGTGTTAGTGATTTTGTTACATTTAATattgcattccatcctttaacagcTCTGATGCTGAAGGATGATTTGCGAACATTTGTCCAAcaaaattatgtataaaaaatagtatttgaacttctggttaTATCAGGTTTGTTAGTTGAGATTGCCTTTTTAATCAGGGATACCAAGTTATATTTCCATGTTCAGCTTTATTTCTAGTCTTGGTCGTACAATAGTCTGATAGAGGTTAGTAAATATATCTTTATCCATAAAAGTAAAAGTTCTCCTTATTGGGTATACTCCTTATAATACCCAATATCTTATTcgctttatattaaaaaaaaaagtttgtttataGCTGACTGAATGCATCAAAAGACAAGTTTTGATCAAATATTACACCCAGGTCTTTTTCCTCAACACACTCCGAAATAACACTTCATTCCGCTGgtaataaataaaatggaaatgcTGACAACCTTTGCCTAGTAAGCTAGTACAGTTGTACTGATTTCTTATTCTTCCAATTTAGTTTGAGTATCGTTCAtcactctttttgtgtgtgtgtgtgtgtgtgtgtgtgtgtcacactgcaCATGTTGTGCTGATAATATTTTTTCCATAACCACGAGATGCTGTCAGTTCACTTATTGCAGGATCTTATGTGTATAAAGGGGACGggacacttgcaggtctgcacataattatattgatCTGGAAGACTGGGGAAAAAATTATTCTCTCCCCATTAAGCACTCCTGCACTGATATCTGAATCAAACCCTAAGATCAAAAGTCTAGCACTCTGTTAATCCCCAGCCACTTTGCTATGGCATCattttcttggatttttttttttttttttttttttttagaataatatAACTGGCCTATCAGTGTAGACTGTAGCTGTACAGCTTCATAAATATATTTATGTTGATGGCCCTTTTATCTGCTTCCCTATCCTCTCCAATGTGGAGTTcctagaatgtgtgtgtatattatatatatgatatacatacacacacacacacacacacacacacacacacacacacacacacacacacacacacacacatatatatatatatatatatatatatatatatatatatatatatatatatatatataatcttaccAGTTTCAATATTTTCTGTCAGTCAGTGAAATTGTGTTCCCTGATTTTACTGTTTTCACCATTGTAAGAACCATGTTTCTTGAACACAAATATCTAAGTTTACTTTCTTTTGCCAGAtgctgttgtatgtttgtttgctgttgttgtttttttagctggTGCTTTTGCTATATCCAGcatccccacttccccccccccccacccccaccccccacccccaaaaaagctcTTTATTTAATGCTGTAAAGAAAAAGGTTCATAAACAAAAGATTTAATTTCAAATCATATATATCTGTTTATATCTGTTTCTAAATGTAATGTTGGATTGTGTACAGGTTCTGTACAGTAAAATAGTGGATAAAATAGTGGATGTGTGAATGGAAAAGCAGTTTGTCCATGTCCacatccattttgtgaacgtctcagtgtgtgcgcaTGGCAGAACATTTTACaatgttttggtgcttttgatttcccctctCCCCTGATTAtctgatatgagcaaggcttaagtcaataaaccatttgtcttctctctctctatagatagatagatagatagatagatcgatactTTCCAGTTAATTACTATTTTAACACTTTGTTACACTGACTACACTGTGGTCCACTGGGGCACCCAGTAGGTGTCTAATTCCTGTCAGATTCTTGAACatgatttggggggagggggttgtgtggggaggccgggggggggggggatatttttctttttaattctgacgaaattgatgtgtttgtgttgcagtTGCTGCTGTGTCTGAGGCTGGAATACATTGCCTCCATGTCCCTGTACTACATCATGATTCCTTTCTGGATTCTGACTACGGTGTCTGCAGTGGACATCTTCAGGGGACTGGTTAATGTGCATCGTagggggtgacacacacacacacacacacacacacacacacacacacacacacacacacacacacacacacacacacacacacacacacacacacacacacacacacacacacacacacacacagaatgaacttTGACACTTCAAATTATGCAGACTTACGCCTGAGTTCTCAACctgttaccacacacacatgggttGTTGATTCCTGTAGTCTGCAGTGCGTGGCAGACTTGGATGATACAAGGACATGATACATGTACAAgggtatattgtattgcattgcaatactttttgtcataacagattagtctgtttgaaattcaggctgctgccCACAGTGCAAtgtcactttcttttttctttctttttttccttctaattttcttctgtgtgcaagtgtatttgttttactacaaATTCCATAGAATTTTACTAATTCTACAGGGACAAATGTCTTGCTGTCGTGAGTTCCTTTACGTGTGGTAAGTGCTTGCGCTTGCTgcagtttgtcgtctcatctgaaagactggcAGTCAGACCATCTCTCAAGGACTAGTAGATGGAagaggggaagagtaaagaaaaaaGATCCTGGTCCACATATCGGACTTGAACCGGtgcacactcgcttcctagttgggcgcattaccactgggccatctCTCAGTCCATGATATTGTGTGTTCTGTGGTCATCCTGCAGGCTTTGGCACTGTATATTacgtttgtatatatgtatgatagtcagtcatgtccagctaaaaccatcaggacagcagaggaggcaaatgctgtacagctatctgggctagaatttcattttgagtgtcttgcccagggtACATCCTTACTCTCTCGGTCAAGACGCATTCAAGTCAGTATTAGGATGTCCACCATAGGCCAATgagccaccaaggctgcagcactaagagccagtagcaatcttgcctcctagtttgagagtcacagtccagcactaaagactaagctgtaaatgaattcccattgcagttggggggaaaattttttaaaaaacattgatcacacagctctcactttgctcttggcccaactgtaagcttatttcAATCTCTGATACAAGCCGACCAGTGAGCCATACTATATTCATACTTTTGGTATGATCAGTGACGCTGAAAGGGTGTAAGTAAATTATAGTAATACTTTAATAGAttgtactctcttttttttttcaagcaaaattCTGTGTAACTCGATCATGTGAAAACATTTGTTTGAAATTTTCATTGATCAGCAGTGGAAAACATTGAAAAGAACAGAATAATTGATGAAAGCAAATCCATTAAATGACCCTTTTGAAACTGATTTTTAATTATTCACCCAGCTTTTCAGgcccgcttttttttcttttttttttttttaaatgcttttgtGGAGAGTAATTATGTAGCCACCTgaaagtcacctgaaaagggttggttttagcgagcttgtcactgaaaattacaaactgcgtcaaatcagtttaacgtaggcaaacacaaatggaatagattaaAAGATAgaattgtgacgattctgccagATTATAATACTTGCTGTtcactgatctgacaaaagagatatttaattaaatacgctgtgtcacaaacacaagtttccgctcaccCAGTGGCGTATGGtgacactagttgtggagtggttgtcgttaaacgtaagcttagtgtcagttgaaatcgttacactgacgaacgattaactaaaatcaagtatgcttctaactgattaaagtgtgtgtgtaagcacaacaaatataatattacagtgaacgatacagagacttgattcaATAGATGTTTAGAAAATAGGTTtaaaatgggctttgcattcaaaccgggaatggtgtcacacattctgcgcgagccgttggAGACCGGTGGTTGGTTGTGAAAAAGGTGTCTGCTGTAGCTCATGTGCGAAACAAtttttgaagccagctgagcacttggctacaattAGATAATAGAATGATTCTGTCAAGTTTTTGCCAAGGTTACAGAAGCTATTTAATGCATGTGCTGCAACTTTATGGTTGTTGCTTATGAAACATACATGTTTGATGTGGGGCTGCATTTGCAGACCACTACCATGATTTGCATGACAGTATCGCGACAGTGTCAGGACAAATCTCCAGCACATACTGTCATAGTCACGCTGTTTTCTTCAGTCACAGGGCAAATGAGAAGCATCAGTAGTGTGTGGTTTTCATGTGAAATGCAAGGTCTGGGAGTGTGAGGAAGATGATTCAAACTTGTTTTCATAAAAATTTGAGTGTGTTGTGAATCATGTGATGAAGTATAATCTGAGCATTTTGATTGGCATATACAAAAtacaatatgacacacacacacagacacagacatagacgcgcacacacacacacacacacacacacacacacacacactcacactcacactcacacacacagagttcacagtATGTTTATCAGAGGCTTGAATTTCTTAATTCATCTATTGTTGTGGAGCAGCAATTATAGAACGCAGTCTTTAAGacaatttttgttttgctttgaaagTACAGATGAATGGTCATTCACACTGATATTCTCTGCACCAGTTttgtacagcaaaaaaaaaaatatatatataattaaaaatcACAATGTGGTATTAATTTAAACAGTGTTTCAGTAATGTAATTACTTATGAAAATGTCACTCTCTGATGGTAATGATGAGAACATGAAATATGCATGGACACAGgttatgttcatgtatgtgtttattagcgtgtgcttgtgtgagtgtgttttgcatatgatttttttcatgcatgcaaGAGCACTGTTTGATACTGTTTAAGCAGTTTTGGGGGTGAGATTACAGATATTTTGCCATGTATTATCTTTGTTATTTTGCCATACTATACAgtttgtgtatgtggatgtgtgaaATTGCAAGTTTTTGTGTTGGTAGTTTGTAAAATGTGATGTTGGTAACATTGGAGAATAATGAATGCAGAATGGGTTCAGttgttctcatctttttttttcttttttttttcatcacccaCCAGCCCAAGTCAGAAAATATCTTATACTTAGAAAATATATAGCTGTCATAATCAACATGTTGATATTTTTCACTACTTTGACTTGGGGGGATGTTGTATTTTCCCTTGATGGAGATTAAAATTTCAAAAGGCTAACAACCTTACCCGATTTATTTTCCCAAACTGCTGTATGTGTAGCTGTTTGCGGAGATGCCGGCAAACTATGAACAGTCAGCTGTTGTCCCAGTAATCTAGGACCTGTGCCGGACCTGAATAGGCTGCAGCCTTGTTCTATATCAGTATGCCTACAAGTCACCactccaacaacagcaaaaaaaaaaaaaaaaaaaaaaaaaaaaaaaaaaatgaagaagaaaaggcagCAGCGTGCAGTGTCATAGACATTGTTCGACATTGCTTGATGAAGAAACTAAGTGCGTGATTTTGGAATGCATTGTCAGATCCAGATCTCGCAATAGTTGATTATTCCATGTTCAGTGGATAAAACGCACGTGTTCCAGTTCCTTTCAAATTAAGGGAGGTAATTTGTGGAGTTTTATTTATGCCGTGAGTTATCTTCCTTAGACTGCGAACCGCATCAGTTTTGCAAATGTGTAAAAgtaactctgtgtgcgtgtgtgtgtgtgtaaataagatTATACTGTATAAATTG
This portion of the Babylonia areolata isolate BAREFJ2019XMU chromosome 16, ASM4173473v1, whole genome shotgun sequence genome encodes:
- the LOC143291222 gene encoding transmembrane protein 60-like, which codes for MAVIQRALFTWFTALDFLIFLVLKLDGKINWNWFLIFTPLWVFDLVVIVYLTVNAIIHCKNGYDRRNHSDLSVPRKIWFIAAVSLKLLFQLLLCLRLEYIASMSLYYIMIPFWILTTVSAVDIFRGLVNVHRRG